A genomic segment from Capra hircus breed San Clemente chromosome 15, ASM170441v1, whole genome shotgun sequence encodes:
- the LOC102177260 gene encoding olfactory receptor 52B2-like gives MVIWDRSLHEPMYLFLAMLALNDVLLCTVTVPKMLLIFWQGPSISTFPACLTQMFFVHALFLSESAVLLAMAFDRYVAICAPLHYTTLLTGSLISKVVLALVARSVAVVTPGVLLILRLHFCRSNVIHHTYCENMGIAKLACNSIVPNSMYGLTAALLTTGLDFVLISLSYWLILRTVFRLPSREARTKAFGTCGAHTCVILIFYTLAFFSFFTHRFGHHVPRHVLILLANLYLLVPPTMNPIVYGVKTKEIRMRVLVLCAQTK, from the coding sequence ATGGTTATCTGGGACAGAAGCCTCCATGAACCCATGTATCTCTTCTTGGCCATGCTAGCTCTCAATGATGTCCTACTTTGTACTGTCACGGTGCCCAAAATGCTTCTTATCTTTTGGCAGGGCCCTTCCATATCAACATTTCCTGCCTGTCTCACGCAGATGTTTTTCGTTCATGCTCTATTTCTCTCTGAATCTGCTGTCTTACTGGCCATGGCTTTTGACCGCTATGTGGCTATCTGTGCACCACTCCATTATACTACCCTACTTACAGGCTCTCTCATTAGCAAAGTGGTCCTGGCTCTGGTGGCTCGAAGTGTGGCTGTGGTCACCCCTGGTGTCCTACTCATTCTCCGCCTGCACTTCTGCCGGAGCAACGTCATTCACCATACTTACTGTGAGAACATGGGCATTGCCAAATTGGCTTGCAATAGCATTGTCCCTAATAGCATGTATGGGCTCACTGCTGCTCTCCTCACCACAGGACTAGACTTTGTCCTTATCTCCCTGTCCTACTGGTTAATCTTGAGAACAGTCTTCCGACTGCCTTCTAGGGAAGCCCGGACAAAGGCCTTTGGAACTTGTGGAGCCCATACATGTGTCATCCTGATATTCTACACTCtggccttcttttccttctttaccCATCGCTTTGGACACCATGTGCCCAGGCATGTCCTTATCCTCCTGGCAAATCTGTACTTACTGGTGCCACCTACCATGAACCCCATTGTTTATGGGGTAAAGACAAAAGAGATCAGGATGCGAGTGCTAGTACTCTGTGCCCAAACTAAATGA